The Fibrobacter sp. UWB2 genome window below encodes:
- a CDS encoding DUF2156 domain-containing protein, producing MLEFRIPELSDRENAARAVAESGYIGSDAAFASLFLWRKKYGTLMALQNGFLFRYYQGEGSRRGYAFPLGAEDPREALDAIVQDAKESGRPLEFCLVDETRAHILWDYFKKSIQFVNDRGDSDYIYSAESLATLAGNTYRKKRNHISKFNRSYEHYELREITADNYADALEVEKKWLQNSMSGDEPCEPTCECEEAAWAERSTDEKSRMAELCAIEEALKNFDALGLKGAILYVNNAPVGMTIASEIAPGVWDVHFEKVIGEYADNGGYAVINKMFAETLTGVKLINREEDINIEGLRKAKLSYYPLIILDKCHALQSAF from the coding sequence ATGCTAGAATTTCGAATTCCAGAACTTTCAGATCGAGAAAATGCGGCGAGGGCGGTGGCTGAATCCGGTTATATCGGGAGTGATGCTGCGTTTGCAAGCCTTTTCTTGTGGCGCAAAAAATACGGCACACTGATGGCGTTACAAAATGGTTTCCTCTTCCGCTATTATCAAGGCGAGGGGAGCCGTCGCGGTTACGCATTCCCGCTTGGGGCCGAAGACCCGCGTGAAGCGCTTGACGCCATTGTTCAAGATGCGAAAGAATCGGGACGTCCGTTGGAATTCTGCTTGGTTGATGAAACTCGTGCGCATATCCTTTGGGATTATTTTAAGAAGTCCATCCAGTTTGTAAATGACCGTGGCGATAGCGATTACATTTATTCTGCGGAAAGTCTTGCGACTCTTGCTGGAAATACGTATCGCAAAAAGCGAAACCATATTTCGAAATTCAACCGTTCGTATGAACATTATGAACTGCGCGAAATTACCGCTGATAACTATGCGGATGCTCTCGAAGTTGAGAAAAAGTGGCTGCAAAATTCTATGTCGGGCGATGAGCCTTGTGAACCGACATGCGAATGCGAAGAAGCTGCTTGGGCAGAACGGTCTACAGATGAAAAGTCGCGTATGGCTGAGCTTTGTGCAATAGAAGAAGCGCTTAAGAATTTTGATGCGCTTGGCTTGAAAGGCGCAATCCTTTATGTGAATAATGCTCCTGTTGGCATGACAATCGCTTCTGAAATTGCTCCCGGTGTCTGGGATGTCCATTTCGAGAAGGTCATTGGTGAGTATGCGGATAATGGCGGCTATGCCGTTATCAATAAAATGTTTGCAGAAACGCTTACTGGTGTAAAACTTATCAATCGCGAAGAAGATATCAATATCGAAGGACTCCGCAAGGCAAAACTTTCGTATTACCCGCTTATTATTTTGGATAAATGCCATGCTCTCCAAAGTGCTTTCTAA
- the nirJ1 gene encoding putative heme d1 biosynthesis radical SAM protein NirJ1, whose product MISITKLLMDSPNFGDSLRYQPHAHKATNGVGAGRGPVVVWNCTKTCNLKCVHCYARSEAIKYQNELTHEEGIKLIDQLADFHVPVILFSGGEPLLRPDFFELANYAASKGIRPTISTNGTCITPDVAQKLKAMGVGYVGISLDGCEETHDKFRGKQGAYQMALRGIRNCVATGQKVGLRFTITKYNYQDLNAIFDLLEAENIDRVCFYHLVYSGRGSAMVDNDLNHEESRKVMDLIIDRTLDFKKRGVNKEILTVDNHADAVYLYQRMKREDPERAEKILDLIKMNGGNRSGMAFGNIDSIGNVHPDQFTQYITLGNVRERSFGDIWTDLSNPIMAGLKNRKPLLKGRCPKCAYLNLCNGNFRTRAEAVTGDFWAEDPACYLTDEEIGL is encoded by the coding sequence ATGATCAGTATTACTAAGCTTTTGATGGACTCCCCGAATTTTGGGGATTCTCTTCGTTATCAACCTCATGCGCACAAGGCGACAAATGGTGTGGGCGCAGGACGTGGCCCGGTGGTGGTGTGGAACTGCACCAAGACTTGCAACCTGAAGTGTGTGCATTGCTATGCCCGTTCAGAGGCAATCAAGTACCAGAACGAACTTACGCACGAAGAGGGAATCAAGCTTATTGATCAGCTTGCGGATTTCCATGTCCCGGTGATTTTGTTCAGCGGTGGCGAACCGCTTTTGCGCCCGGACTTTTTTGAACTCGCAAACTATGCGGCAAGCAAGGGCATCCGCCCGACGATTTCGACGAACGGCACCTGCATCACGCCGGATGTGGCTCAGAAGCTCAAGGCGATGGGCGTTGGCTATGTGGGCATCAGCTTGGATGGTTGCGAAGAAACTCACGACAAGTTCCGCGGCAAGCAGGGCGCGTACCAGATGGCTTTGCGTGGAATCCGCAATTGTGTGGCGACGGGCCAGAAGGTTGGACTCCGCTTCACGATTACAAAGTACAACTATCAAGACCTGAACGCTATTTTCGATTTGCTCGAAGCGGAAAACATTGATAGAGTTTGTTTCTATCACCTTGTCTATAGCGGTCGCGGAAGCGCAATGGTCGATAACGACTTGAATCATGAAGAAAGTCGCAAAGTGATGGACTTGATTATTGACCGCACGTTGGACTTTAAGAAGCGCGGTGTGAACAAAGAAATTTTGACGGTCGATAACCATGCCGATGCCGTTTATCTGTACCAGCGCATGAAGCGTGAAGACCCGGAACGCGCCGAAAAGATTTTGGATTTGATTAAGATGAACGGTGGCAACCGCAGTGGCATGGCATTTGGCAATATCGATAGCATCGGTAATGTGCATCCGGACCAGTTTACGCAATATATCACGCTTGGTAACGTTCGCGAACGCAGTTTCGGAGACATTTGGACAGACTTGTCAAATCCGATTATGGCTGGCCTCAAGAACCGCAAACCGCTTTTGAAGGGGCGTTGTCCGAAGTGTGCTTACTTGAATTTGTGCAACGGCAATTTCCGCACGCGTGCCGAAGCCGTTACTGGTGACTTCTGGGCTGAAGATCCGGCTTGCTATTTGACGGATGAGGAAATTGGGCTGTAA